TTTGAGGGTTGGGTATAGATTATTGAAGAATGCGGGATATCTCCCCCCTGAATTGCAGGATCGCCAGGAAGCACTTACTATTGTTGACCTACTATCGCAATTAGGTAACCAGCATGATGCTCAAACAAAATTGCGTAGTCGACTAATGTTGCTGGAAATGAGGCTAAAACAAGCTGGGCTTAGCACTGACTTTTTGCATCAAGAATATCAGCATAGGGTGGCCGATAGACTATCAAATGAGGAATAGGCAATGTTCAAAATTGGGCAACTCGCTAAACTCGCCGATGTGACTCCAGATACCATCCGGTACTATGAGAAACAAGGAATGATGCAGCACGGTGAACGTACTGAGGGGGGCTATCGACTTTATAATGAACAAGATTTACAGCGCTTACGATTTATCCGCTATGCGAAACAACTCGGTTTTACATTGGAAACTATCACTGAATTATTGTCGATACGGGTAGATCCAGATCATCATACATGCCAAGAGTCAAAAGCAATTGTTGATTCACGGTTACATGATGTGGAATGCAAGATTGCCGAGCTTAAAAAAATGCGTGAGTCACTTAAGCGCCTTAGTAAGGCCTGCTGTGGAAGTTCACATGCAACGACTTACTGCTCCATTCTTGAAACATTGGAACAAGGGGCAACTGAAGAATTGGTCTTAGGCTAAAATTTTCACTGAGACATATCAATCAGTTCAAACAAGCAGTATTATCCGTAGGTTTTTTAATCTAAATAGTTATCGATGAGGCAATTAATATGACGACATATCGCCATACCAAGGGAAAAATAAAAGATAATGCATTAGAAGCGTTACTTCATGACCCACTTTTTAGGCAGCGTATTGAGAAAAATAGCAAAGGGAAAGGTAGTTACCAACGCAAAGATAAGCATGCAAAAGGCGGTAACTGGGAGGCCAGTGGTAAGCAATTCATTGATTATTTACCACTGGTTTTCTAATTTTCGGACTATAAAAAAGCCATCAAATATTGATGGCGTTAGCGTTTGATACAGTCGGAATTATTTTGATTGCTGTGCTTTGAGCAAATCACGAATCTCTGCCAAGAGTTTTTCTTCAGTTGTTGGCGCTGGCGGCGCTGCAGGTTCTTCCGCTTTTTCACGGCGTAGTTTATTCATAAGCTTAACCGCTGAGAATATTGCCAAGGCCACAATAACAAAATCAAAAATGCTCTGGATGAATGTACCGTAATTCATTACTACAGCGGGTATCGTTCCTTCGGCTGCACGTAATACGAAATGGAATTGTTTAAAATCGACGCCACCGAGTAATAGACCCAATGGTGGCATAATGATATCGGCAACAAGTGAAGAAACAATCCTGCCAAATGCTGCACCAATAATGACACCAACAGCTAAGTCGACTACATTGCCACGCATGGCAAATTCACGGAATTCCTTCATGAAACTCATAACCAACACCCCATTTCAAAATGAATAATTCTATTCTAGCTAATTAAAACTCGATACAGTCCTAATTATAGGAAGTTTTTCCTAACTTTCATGATATTGGTTTTAATTTATTAACCTATATAGATATCTTAACTATTACTCATTACAAGAAGAATGGGCTTGGTTGGAACAATCGTTCAACGTCGGGCACAAATTTCTTGTGAGTAATAAACATCACAACATGATCGCCCTGTTTAATAATTGAATTACTGTTAGCTATGATGACTTCATCACCGCGAACAATCGCGCCAATAGTCGTACCCGGTGGCAGCTTAATATCTTCCACCATGCGACCGACAACTTTTGAGGTACTTTCATCACCATGAGCAATAGCTTCAATTGCTTCTGCAACACCGCGCCTTAACGATGATACGCTGACGATATCAGCTTTACGAACATGGCCGAGCAGTGCAGAAATTGTGGCTTGCTGGGGTGAGATAACGATATCAATGACGCTTCCCTGAACGAGATCGACATAAGCGCTGCGCTGAATTAATACCATCGCCTTTTTAGCACCCATCCGTTTTGCCAGCATCGCAGACATTATATTCGCTTCATCATCATTGGTAATCGCGATAAAAACATCAACCTGCTCGATATGTTCCTCAGCCAGCAGTTCTTGGTCTGATGCGTCGCCATAAAAAACGATAGTATCATGTAACATTTCGGCTAGTTCAGCAGCTCTCTGTTGGTCGCGTTCAACTAATTTTACGCTATAATCTTTTTCTAACCGTAAGGCTAAACCGGCGCCAACATTGCCTCCACCAACAATCATTATGCGCTTATAGGGCTTCTCTAGACGCTGTAATTCACTCATTACTGCACGGATATGTTGCGAGGCCGCTACAAAGAAAACTTCGTCACCTGCTTCAATGATTGTTGAGCCTTGTGGGCGAATAGGGCGATCTTGACGAAATATCGCAGCAACTCTGGTGTCGATATGCGGCATATGTTCACGAAGTGAGGACAGTGCATTCCCCACTAAAGGTCCGCCATAATAGGCTTTAACGGCCGCGATACTGACTTTGCCTTCGGCAAAATTAACCACCTGCAGTGCACCAGGGTACTCAATCAATTTATAGATATAATCAATAACGAGTTGTTCTGGCGAAATGAGATGGTCAATCGGAACAGCTTCTGGAAGAAATAATTTGTCGGTTTCACGGATATATTCAGCTGAACGGATTCGAGCAATTCGATTTGGTGTATTAAATAGTGAGTAAGCAATTTGGCAAGCAACCATATTGGTTTCATCAGAATTCGTTACTGCAACCAACATATCGGCGTCTTCAGCTCCCGCCTCTCGTAAAACTCGAGGGTGCGATCCATGTCCTTGTATCACGCGTAGATCAAATTTATCTTGTAACTGACGTAGACGCCCAGCATCAACATCAACGACAGTGATATCATTGTTCTCACCCACCAGATTTTCCGCTAGGGTTCCACCAACTTGCCCCGCCCCAAGAATTATTATTTTCATAGCGTTCTCTGTTTCACACTGAAATTAGGTTTGAGGCGTAGTCAAAACCACGACTATCTTTTGATCACTTTTGCATAAAAGAAACCGTCGCCATCCTCAGGGTGGGGCAGGTTTTGTTTACCGGGTAATGTAATAGTACCTGTTTCAACCAGTTTGGCTTCAGCATGGCGTTGTAAGAATGCCATAATTTGCTGCTGATTTTCTTCCGGCAATATAGAACAGGTAGCATAAACCATTACGCCACCTTTTTTCAGTTTAGGCCAGATAGCTTCAATGATCTCGGATTGCAATTGGGCAAGTTCAGCAATATCACTATCGCGGCGTAACCATTTGATATCAGGGTGACGACGTATCACACCAGTTGCAGAGCAAGGTGCATCTAGCAGAATACGATCGAAGAGTTGACCACCGCACCATACCTCTGGTGTTCTTCCATCACCGACGCGCACGACAGCATGCAGTTGCAAACGCTTTAAGTTTTCTTTTACCCGATTGAGGCGCACTTCATCAATATCAACAGCCAATACATGGGCCTTTGGCGCAGCTTCTAGGATATGGGTTGTTTTGCCACCAGGAGCGGCGCAGAGATCAAGGATCTGCTCACCATCTTGCGGATCAAGCAGATCCACGCAACCTTGGGCAGATGCATCTTGCACGGTGGCCCAACCAAGTTCAAAGCCGGGTAGTGAATTGACAGCACAAGGAGTGATAAGGCGTAATGCATCGGGAAAAACATCATGTGGTGTTGCTTCAATACCTGCTTGTTTTAAAAGCTCAAGATATTCATTACGAGTATGATGCAGACGGTTAACACGTAACCACATTGGTGGTTTTTGATTATTTGCATCCAGTATTTGTTGCCATTGTTCGGGATATGCCCGCTTAATTCTTGCGAGTAACCAGCTTGGATGAAGATAGTGGCTATCGTTATTTCCCGCTCGCTCCAATAGCTCAACTTGTTGGCGTTGGAATTGACGCAATACGCCGTTGATCAATCCTTTCAATTGAGGACGTTTTAGCGCTGTAGCACCTTCCACTGTTTCTGCTAGCGCTGCATGAGCGGGAATGCGCGTATAAATTAGCTGGTAGAGTCCAACCATAATCAGATAGTGAAAAACCCGCTGTTTACCAGTCAATGGGCGAGCCATTAATTGCTGGATACACCACTCTAATTGCGGCAGGACACGCAAAGTGCCAAAACATAACTCCTGCAGCAATGCGCGATCTTTATCAGAAATATTATTGTGTAGCCCAGGCAAAACGGTACTGAGTGATTGCCCCTGATCCAATACTTGGCTAATTGCTTTGGCAGCGATGCTGCGGAGATTATATGTGTTTTTCATAACCAAAAAAGCTGACAAACGTCAGCAAATAAAGGGAAAGTAGCCCGATGAAAATGAGTCGGGCGATGAAATCTATTGAGTAAGTCGTTGAAACTGAATTTATTATGCTAACTGGCTCCCCGGCGCGAACAATTCGCGACGTGAATTTAATAAGTCAGCTACAGACATCACTTTTTTACCAGCAGGCTGTAGTTGCGTGATATTTAGAACACCGTCCCCCGTCATCACTTGAATTCCACGCTTATCAGCATGAATGATAGTTCCGGGCTGGGTATTATTCATCGCAGGGAGTACTTGTGCATGCCAAACTTTAACCGGTTGTTCATCAACGATAAAATAGCTGACAGGCCAAGGATTAAAAGCACGAATACAACGTTCTAACTGTGCCGCAGGAAGTGACCAATCTAATCTGGCTTCTTCTTTGCTAAGTTTTTCTGCGTAAGTTGCTAATGCTTCATTTTGTACTTCTGGCTGCGCACTGCCTTCGGCTAGTTGCTGAAGCGTCACCAATAAGCCTTGAGGGCCTAAGTAAGCAAGTTTATCGTACAATGTTGCACTCGTGTCATCCGGTTCAATATCGCATTCAATCTTATACAGCATGTCGCCGGTATCTAGTCCAACATCCATTTGCATGATTGTGACCCCAGTTTTTGCATCTCCAGCCCAGACTGAACGTTGGATTGGAGCAGCACCACGCCAGCGCGGCAGCAAGGAGCCATGGACATTGATACAGCCTAATCGCGGCATTGCCAACACCGATGCCGGTAATATCAGGCCATAGGCAACCACAACCATGATATCAGCCTTAAGATCGGCAACTAAATGTTGGTTTTCTTCCGGACGTAATGATTTTGGCTGAAAAACAGGAACATTGTGTTGCTCGGCCAATACCTTCACAGGGCTCGGGGTGAGTTTGTTACCTCGTCCTGCCGGGCGGTCCGGTTGAGTGAAAACACCAACAATTTGATGCTGAGAAGAAAGCAACGTACCTAAATGGCGCGCTGCAAAATCAGGTGTTCCGGCAAAAATAATCCGCAAAGAGTCAGACACGTAGATTTCCTGCAATGAGATGGATTAGTTGTCACGGGCATTCAATTTAGCCATTTTTTCTAGCTTCTGGCGGATACGCTGACGTTTCAGCGGTGACAAATAGTCCACAAATAGTTTCCCGACTAAGTGATCCATTTCATGCTGGATGCAAATCGCGAGTAAATCATCAGCTTCCAATTCGAACGTTTTACCGTCACGATCTAACGCCCTGATTTTTACTTTTTCGGCGCGAGGAACCAATGCACGTTGTTCCGGAATGGATAGGCAACCTTCTTCAATGCCTGTTTCACCGCTTTTTTCCAACAGTTCTGGGTTAATTAACACCAAACGTTGGTCACGGTTTTCGGAGACATCAATGACGATAATCTGCAGATGGACATCCACTTGAGTTGCGGCAAGACCAATCCCTTCCTCTGCGTACATCGTTTCGAACATGTCGTCGACAATACGCTGGATTTCACCATTGACTTCTTTTACAGGCGCAGCAATTTTGCGCAGCCGCTCATCTGGGTAATGTAATACTTGTAATACTGACATAAATATCTAGATCTGCGTCCGAGTAGTGAATGATATTCAATCTCTATTCTAGACATTTCTCGTCCGGATTGACAGCATTGGCTACCAATTGAACAAATCGGTGTCAGTGTAGAAACAAGCCAGGGAGGCGTATGTTATCAGCAGAATTATGGCTCAGGATGAGCAAAGTTAAGGGGTTTGGCGTAGCAAAAAGGAGTGGTTTGGCAAAGCGGTTACTTGCGAGTGGTGATATTCATCCCAGCAGATTAGTTGCTTACGGGCTGAACCCACTGCAATGTCAGCAATTTTATCAAGTTGATCCCCACTATATTGAGGCCGCATTAACTTGGCTAAATCATCCCTCCCACCATTTGTTGGCTTATGGCGAGCCTGGCTATCCACCTCGCTTAGCTCATATCTCAAGTGCACCTTTAGTACTTTTTGTTTCCGGCGATCTGGAGGTTATATACCGCCCACAAATCGCTATGGTTGGAAGTCGCCATTTTAGCCATTATGGTGAGCAGTGGGGCCGTCACTTTGCTTCAGAACTGGCCCAAACAGGATTAGTCATCACCAGCGGCCTTGCAATGGGGATTGATGGTATTTGTCATCAAGCAGCTTTGAATGCAAAAGGAAAAACTATCGCAGTATTGGGGAGCGGATTAGAGAATATTTATCCGTGGCGACACAACCATTTGGCGAAAGAGATAGAACAGCAAGGTGGGGCATTAGTCTCTGAGTTCTTTACGACGGCATTACCGATTGCAGCGCATTTCCCTAAAAGGAACCGTATAATTAGTGGGTTAAGTTTAGGTGTACTCGTTGTTGAAGCAACACTGAAAAGTGGCTCTTTGATTACAGCCAGTTATGCTATTGAACAAGGAAGAGATGTTTTTGCTTTACCGGGGCCATTAGGGAGTGCTGCCAGTGAAGGAGTGCACTGGTTGATTCAGCAAGGAGCCTATTTAGCAAGCTCTCCGCAGAGTATCGCTGAGCAGCTAAGCGGTTCGCTCCAGTGGATATCATTACCTGAGGAAGAAATTATTTCTTCCTCAGAGAAGCAAGTTGAATTGCCATTTGCTGATGTGTTGGCTAACGTAGGAGATGAGGTGACACCTGTTGATGTCGTCGCCGAACGTGCCGGCCAACCTGTGCCAGACATCGTAAGCAAATTGCTCGAGCTGGAGTTAGCAGGGTGGATCGCAGCAGTACCCGGCGGCTATGTCCGATTAAGGAGGGCAGGCCATGTTCGACGTTTTAATTTACTTATTTGAAACTTATATGCATAACGAGTCAGAAATGCTTGTCGACCAAGATAAGATTACTGACGATCTTGCTGACGCAGGTTTCTATCGTGAGGATATCAACAACGCCCTAAATTGGTTAGAGGCACTTGCCGATCTACAGGAAGGGCAGAAAGCACCTTATCTCTACGCCGCTGACCCGCAGGCATTACGTATTTATACGGCAGAAGAGTCCCAACGTCTGGATGTCACTTGCCGTGGTTTTATCCTGTTCCTAGAGCAAATTCAGGTCCTACACTTCGATACTCGAGAAATGGTTATCGATCGAATTATGGCGCTAGATTCTAATGAGCTGGATCTGGAAGATCTGAAGTGGGTTGTGCTGATGGTGTTGTTTAACATACCGGGTAATGAAAATGCCTATCAGCAGATGGAAGAGCTACTTTTTGAAGTCAACGAAGGTTATGTGCATTAAGTGGTAATTCCACTGGCTAATAACTTTATTATAGAAGGCGTTATGACGAAAACAGTTACTGCCAAGGATAATGGTTCATGTCCTGAATGCGGCTCGGCTCTAGTCATCCGCAGTGGGGGGCATGGCCCATTCCTTGGTTGTTCACACTATCCCGACTGCCAGTATATTCGCCCTTTAAAAGCACAATCTGATGGTCATATTGTAAAAGTCCTAGATGGGCAGTTTTGTCCTAAATGTGGCTCAGAGATGGTATTGCGCCAAGGGCGTTTTGGTATGTTTATTGGGTGCAGCCAATATCCACAATGTGATCATACTGAAGTGATTGATAAACCGGATGAGACATCGATAAATTGTCCGCAATGTGGTCAAGGAAAACTCCTTCAACGTAAGTCACGTTTTGGGAAGATTTTCCATGCCTGTAACCGTTATCCAGATTGCCAATTTACTATTAACCAGCAACCTATTGCTGGAAACTGCTGTTATTGTCACTATCCATTGTTAATGGAAAAGAGAACAGCGCAAGGCGTCAAATTTTTTTGCGCCAGTAAGTTATGTGGGAAGGTCGTAGAAAGTGAGTAATAACAAGGTGAGTATAAAAAAGAATAATGATGGTTTGGCAGAAGTATTACGGGCCTTACAGCAAGAAGAGGTTATTGCTTATCCGACAGAGGCTGTTTTTGGCTTAGGTTGCGACCCTGATAGTGAAAAGGCAGTGAATGCTTTATTAGCTTTAAAGCAACGCCCATGGCAAAAGGGCTTAATCCTTATTGCAGCAAGTTATGAGCAATTAAAACCCTACGTTGATGATTCAGCGTTAAGTGATCTACAACGTGAGACGATTTTTTCCTGTTGGCCAGGACCAGTAACATGGGTTATTCCCGCTAGAGTAGATACACCACATTGGCTTACGGGGGATTTTGATTCATTGGCCGTCAGGGTGAGTGACCACCCACTTGTCCAACAATTGTGTTTGCAATATGGCAAACCAGTGGTTTCAACCAGCGCTAATTTGAGTGGTCTTGAGCCTTGTCGTACAGAAGAAGAAGTAAGAACACAATTTGGCCCTTCACTACCGGTGCTCCTCGGCAAGGTTGGTGGTCGCTTAAAACCATCTGAAATCAGAGATGCTTTAACCGGTAAGCAATTTCGTCAAGGGTAGGAAATAGCATGGATCAGAAGTTCGCAGTGTTTGGTAATCCAATTGGGCACAGTAAATCGCCGAGGATCCATGCACTTTTTGCTGAGCAAACAGGTATAGAACATCATTACGGTAAGGTGCTCGCTCCGACTGAAACGTTTGAAGAAGTGTTAGCGCGCTTTTTTGCTGATGGTGCAGCGGGAGCAAACATCACAACACCATTTAAAGAACGTGCATACGCCAAATGTGATGAACTAACAGATCGTGCATCATTGGCAGGAGCTGTTAATACGATCAAGCAGTTAGAGGATGGCCGCTTATTAGGTGACAATACGGATGGTATTGGCTTGCTAAGTGACCTTGAACGGCTCCATTTGATTCATGAAACCGATAACATCTTGTTAGTGGGGGCTGGGGGAGCAGCGCATGGTGTTATCCTTCCATTGTTATCGTATGGATGTAAGGTTGTTGTGACTAATCGGACTTATGCCCGCGCCAAACAACTTGCTGAAGTTTTCCACCATTTGGGTGATATTGATGCTGCTGAAATGCATGCTATACACGAGCGTCAATTTGACTTAATTATCAATGCGACAGCTTCTGGCATTCATGGTGAAGTTCCAAACTTACCGACAAGTATTATCGGCCCTCAAACACGTTGTTACGATATGTTTTATCAGGCTGAGGACACGCCATTTTTAGTTTGGTGCAAGCGGCTTGGTGTGAATTCTTCTGCGGATGGTTTGGGTATGCTAGTGGGACAAGCAGCACATGCTTTTCAGCTCTGGCATGGTGTAATGCCTGAAATTTCGCCAGTACTAAATCAACTGCGTAATGAACTACATAAATAGAAGAGCAGAATAATGCAGGAAAGATATAAGCCTATTTCCTGCATCATCTATTATGACAACTAATTCAGTCTCGGCTATTTAGTTTCTGCCAAATACTCATCTTTCCAGCGTACGTAGTTACCTGCCGAGTAAAGAAGACCTTCTAATTCTGCAGGTGTTAACGGCCTGATTTGTTTGGCAGGACTACCCATATATAGGAAACCACTGGCCAATCGCTTCCCAGGAGCAATAAGGCTGCCGGCACCAATCATCACATCATCTTCTATAATTGCCCCATCTAATAGGATCGACCCCATCCCAACGAGTACTCTGTTGCCGATAGTACAACCATGAAGCATAGCTTTGTGTCCCACAGTCACATCTTCACCAATAATCAGCGGATCCCCTTCGGGATTATGCTCAGACTTATGGGTAACGTGTAACACACTGCCGTCTTGAATATTTGAACGTGCGCCAATAACGACTTGATTGACGTCACCTCGGATAGCCACTAGTGGCCAGATACTGACATCATCGCCCAAGATAACATTGCCAATGATCACGCTGGATCTATCGATCATTACGCGAGAACCTAAAGTTGGAAAATCCTGCTGAAAGGGGCGAATAGCATCAGACATAACAATAACCTCACTTATAAGATCACTTTTACTGGCAATACTAGCCGTTGCTGATGAAATTACAACCAATCAGGGAGCGGTGCGGCAGTAAATACACAGCGGATCGACCAAGATCTACACGTAAGGAGTGAAAAGTATTCAAACAGTAGAAAAAGGCGAAAAAAGGGTTGTGCAAAAAATTCGACTCCCTATAATGCGCATCCATCGAGACGGCACATGACGAATCAAGTAGTTAAGTGACCGGCAAAGAGAACAGAGAAAATCAACGAAATAAGTAGTTGACTCTGAGTGAGGAAAGCGTAATATGCGCACCTCGAGTTACTGACCGGAAGGTTGCTAACTCACTGCTCTTTAACAATTTATCAGACAATCTGTGTGGGCACTCGCAAGACGATATCGAAGCCTGTTTCGACAGGCAGAAGCAATATCAAAGTCTTGAAGAGTGACCAAAGCAGTAAACATTTGAACTTCGGTTCGAATGCATATTTGCAGAAAGTAATCTTTGAGCATCGCTACTTCGGTAGCAAATCAAACAAATCTTAAATTGAAGAGTTTGATCATGGCTCAGATTGAACGCTGGCGGCAGGCCTAACACATGCAAGTCGAGCGGCAGCGGAAAGTAGCTTGCTACTTTGCCGGCGAGCGGCGGACGGGTGAGTAATGTCTGGGGATCTGCCTGATGGAGGGGGATAACTACTGGAAACGGTAGCTAATACCGCATGACCTCGAAAGAGCAAAGTGGGGGACCTTCGGGCCTCACGCCATCGGATGAACCCAGATGGGATTAGCTAGTAGGTGGGGTAATGGCTCACCTAGGCGACGATCCCTAGCTGGTCTGAGAGGATGACCAGCCACACTGGAACTGAGACACGGTCCAGACTCCTACGGGAGGCAGCAGTGGGGAATATTGCACAATGGGCGCAAGCCTGATGCAGCCATGCCGCGTGTGTGAAGAAGGCCTTCGGGTTGTAAAGCACTTTCAGCGAGGAGGAAGGCATTGTGGTTAATAACCGCAGTGATTGACGTTACTCGCAGAAGAAGCACCGGCTAACTCCGTGCCAGCAGCCGCGGTAATACGGAGGGTGCAAGCGTTAATCGGAATTACTGGGCGTAAAGCGCACGCAGGCGGTTTGTTAAGTCAGATGTGAAATCCCCGCGCTTAACGTGGGAACTGCATTTGAAACTGGCAAGCTAGAGTCTTGTAGAGGGGGGTAGAATTCCAGGTGTAGCGGTGAAATGCGTAGAGATCTGGAGGAATACCGGTGGCGAAGGCGGCCCCCTGGACAAAGACTGACGCTCAGGTGCGAAAGCGTGGGGAGCAAACAGGATTAGATACCCTGGTAGTCCACGCTGTAAACGATGTCGACTTGGAGGTTGTGCCCTTGAGGCGTGGCTTCCGGAGCTAACGCGTTAAGTCGACCGCCTGGGGAGTACGGCCGCAAGGTTAAAACTCAAATGAATTGACGGGGGCCCGCACAAGCGGTGGAGCATGTGGTTTAATTCGATGCAACGCGAAGAACCTTACCTACTCTTGACATCCACAGAACTTAGCAGAGATGCTTCGGTGCCTTCGGGAACTGTGAGACAGGTGCTGCATGGCTGTCGTCAGCTCGTGTTGTGAAATGTTGGGTTAAGTCCCGCAACGAGCGCAACCCTTATCCTTTGTTGCCAGCACGTAATGGTGGGAACTCAAGGGAGACTGCCGGTGACAAACCGGAGGAAGGTGGGGATGACGTCAAGTCATCATGGCCCTTACGAGTAGGGCTACACACGTGCTACAATGGCAGATACAAAGTGAAGCGAACTCGCGAGAGCAAGCGGACCACATAAAGTCTGTCGTAGTCCGGATTGGAGTCTGCAACTCGACTCCATGAAGTCGGAATCGCTAGTAATCGTAGATCAGAATGCTACGGTGAATACGTTCCCGGGCCTTGTACACACCGCCCGTCACACCATGGGAGTGGGTTGCAAAAGAAGTAGGTAGCTTAACCTTCGGGAGGGCGCTTACCACTTTGTGATTCATGACTGGGGTGAAGTCGTAACAAGGTAACCGTAGGGGAACCTGCGGTTGGATCACCTCCTTACCTCACGATACGCATTGCGTAGTGTCCACACAGATTGTCTGATAGAAAGTAACGAGCAAATAAGGCCGGACTGAGAAATTAGTCGGGCTTTAGTACCTTGTTGGGTCTGTAGCTCAGGTGGTTAGAGCGCACCCCTGATAAGGGTGAGGTCGGTGGTTCAAGTCCACTCAGACCCACCAACTCACCATTCCCTGTTGAGTTGCAGCAATAAGGTGATTTGCTTTTTATATGGGGCTATAGCTCAGCTGGGAGAGCGCCTGCCTTGCACGCAGGAGGTCAGCGGTTCGATCCCGCTTAGCTCCACCATATAAAAAACTATTTCAAAACGTACTGCGGTCGCAAGGCTTCAGTGGGTTGTGAAATATTGCTCTTTAACAATCTGGAACAAGCTGAAAATTGAAACCATACAGCTGAACATTATCTCACCGTAGAAGTATCGAGATAATCAGTAACCTGTGTGAGAGTCTCTCAATAATCACAGCATGAAGGTCTTTATCTTCACGATAAAACATCTTTGGGTTGTGAGGTTAAGCGACTAAGCGTACACGGTGGATGCCTAGGCAGTCAGAGGCGATGAAGGGCGTGCTAATCTGCGAAAAGCGTCGGTAAGCTGATATGAAGCGTAATAACCGACGATACCCGAATGGGGAAACCCAGTGCAATTCGTTGCACTATCGTTAGATGAATACATAGTCTAACGAGGCGAACCGGGGGAACTGAAACATCTAAGTACCCCGAGGAAAAGAAATCAACCGAGATTCCCCCAGTAGCGGCGAGCGAACGGGGAGGAGCCCAGAGTCTGAATCAAGTGGTGTGTTAGTGGAAGCGTCTGGAAAGTCGCACGGTACAGGGTGATAGTCCCGTACACCAAAACACACTGCTTGTGAACTCGATGAGTAGGGCGGGACACGTGACATCCTGTCTGAATATGGGGGGACCATCCTCCAAGGCTAAATACTCCTGACTGACCGATAGTGAACCAGTACCGTGAGGGAAAGGCGAAAAGAACCCCGGCGAGGGGAGTGAAATAGAACCTGAAACCGTGTACGTACAAGCAGTGGGAGCACCTTCGTGGTGTGACTGCGTACCTTTTGTATAATGGGTCAGCGACTTATATTTTGTAGCAAGGTTAACCGAATAGGGGAGCCGTAGGGAAACCGAGTCTTAACTGGGCGTCTAGTTGCAAGGTATAGACCCGAAACCCGGTGATCTAGCCATGGGCAGGTTGAAGGTTGGGTAACACTAACTGGAGGACCGAACCGACTAATGTTGAAAAATTAGCGGATGACTTGTGGCTGGGGGTGAAAGGCCAATCA
The window above is part of the Yersinia massiliensis genome. Proteins encoded here:
- the dprA gene encoding DNA-protecting protein DprA, whose protein sequence is MLSAELWLRMSKVKGFGVAKRSGLAKRLLASGDIHPSRLVAYGLNPLQCQQFYQVDPHYIEAALTWLNHPSHHLLAYGEPGYPPRLAHISSAPLVLFVSGDLEVIYRPQIAMVGSRHFSHYGEQWGRHFASELAQTGLVITSGLAMGIDGICHQAALNAKGKTIAVLGSGLENIYPWRHNHLAKEIEQQGGALVSEFFTTALPIAAHFPKRNRIISGLSLGVLVVEATLKSGSLITASYAIEQGRDVFALPGPLGSAASEGVHWLIQQGAYLASSPQSIAEQLSGSLQWISLPEEEIISSSEKQVELPFADVLANVGDEVTPVDVVAERAGQPVPDIVSKLLELELAGWIAAVPGGYVRLRRAGHVRRFNLLI
- a CDS encoding DUF494 family protein, with protein sequence MFDVLIYLFETYMHNESEMLVDQDKITDDLADAGFYREDINNALNWLEALADLQEGQKAPYLYAADPQALRIYTAEESQRLDVTCRGFILFLEQIQVLHFDTREMVIDRIMALDSNELDLEDLKWVVLMVLFNIPGNENAYQQMEELLFEVNEGYVH
- a CDS encoding DNA topoisomerase family protein, with the translated sequence MTKTVTAKDNGSCPECGSALVIRSGGHGPFLGCSHYPDCQYIRPLKAQSDGHIVKVLDGQFCPKCGSEMVLRQGRFGMFIGCSQYPQCDHTEVIDKPDETSINCPQCGQGKLLQRKSRFGKIFHACNRYPDCQFTINQQPIAGNCCYCHYPLLMEKRTAQGVKFFCASKLCGKVVESE
- the tsaC gene encoding L-threonylcarbamoyladenylate synthase type 1 TsaC, whose amino-acid sequence is MSNNKVSIKKNNDGLAEVLRALQQEEVIAYPTEAVFGLGCDPDSEKAVNALLALKQRPWQKGLILIAASYEQLKPYVDDSALSDLQRETIFSCWPGPVTWVIPARVDTPHWLTGDFDSLAVRVSDHPLVQQLCLQYGKPVVSTSANLSGLEPCRTEEEVRTQFGPSLPVLLGKVGGRLKPSEIRDALTGKQFRQG
- the aroE gene encoding shikimate dehydrogenase; translation: MDQKFAVFGNPIGHSKSPRIHALFAEQTGIEHHYGKVLAPTETFEEVLARFFADGAAGANITTPFKERAYAKCDELTDRASLAGAVNTIKQLEDGRLLGDNTDGIGLLSDLERLHLIHETDNILLVGAGGAAHGVILPLLSYGCKVVVTNRTYARAKQLAEVFHHLGDIDAAEMHAIHERQFDLIINATASGIHGEVPNLPTSIIGPQTRCYDMFYQAEDTPFLVWCKRLGVNSSADGLGMLVGQAAHAFQLWHGVMPEISPVLNQLRNELHK
- a CDS encoding gamma carbonic anhydrase family protein; the encoded protein is MSDAIRPFQQDFPTLGSRVMIDRSSVIIGNVILGDDVSIWPLVAIRGDVNQVVIGARSNIQDGSVLHVTHKSEHNPEGDPLIIGEDVTVGHKAMLHGCTIGNRVLVGMGSILLDGAIIEDDVMIGAGSLIAPGKRLASGFLYMGSPAKQIRPLTPAELEGLLYSAGNYVRWKDEYLAETK